The following are encoded in a window of Helicoverpa armigera isolate CAAS_96S chromosome 24, ASM3070526v1, whole genome shotgun sequence genomic DNA:
- the LOC135118656 gene encoding uncharacterized protein LOC135118656, with protein sequence MNQAAAPMEPPIFTTTLTISSKSPLYTRTEKIDLINKELLEELTIKAIDPNHEFSHAQDMIALLGDIKQYEESIILSKVITIIDRGVQRMKNSGRPFGIEISELTKLREELMKHLSERQDMCMETRRICQEVTRETSNQRLRLEIQLKRVEQPAIQM encoded by the coding sequence ATGAACCAAGCAGCCGCACCCATGGAGCCACCAATCTTCACCACGACCCTCACCATCTCTTCAAAATCTCCCCTCTACACCCGCACGGAGAAGATTGACCTCATCAATAAGGAACTGCTTGAAGAACTGACTATCAAAGCAATAGACCCCAACCATGAGTTCAGTCATGCCCAAGACATGATCGCTCTCCTTGGAGACATCAAACAGTATGAAGAGTCCATCATTCTCAGCAAGGTTATCACAATCATTGACAGAGGTGTACAACGGATGAAGAACTCAGGTCGTCCTTTCGGGATTGAGATATCAGAACTGACAAAGCTTCGAGAAGAGCTAATGAAGCATCTGTCTGAGCGTCAGGATATGTGCATGGAGACTCGCAGGATCTGCCAGGAGGTGACCAGGGAGACCAGTAACCAACGCTTGCGCTTGGAGATACAGCTCAAGAGAGTTGAACAACCGGCTATCCAAATGTAA
- the LOC110371194 gene encoding uncharacterized protein LOC110371194, with protein sequence MVRPGPDSPIAQEPQAQAQAQQMDYHLMNGETSQNDYMEYLRYQLEEVLPPHDKRQDEFLAKIPNLIFIPTDADELALKVYDELCAKQRELLTLQRERDELTNVVRKFYNLDRSITLQQCREKLDKLFHGKQEFFVRAKELEELLYKLHGRGRI encoded by the coding sequence ATGGTGAGACCAGGCCCCGACTCCCCGATAGCCCAGGAGCCACAGGCCCAAGCCCAGGCCCAACAAATGGACTACCATCTCATGAACGGAGAAACTAGCCAGAATGACTACATGGAGTACCTTCGCTACCaactagaagaggtactaccaCCACATGATAAGAGACAGGATGAGTTTCTTGCAAAGATTCCGAACTTGATCTTTATCCCGACTGACGCTGATGAATTAGCCTTGAAGGTGTATGATGAGCTGTGTGCGAAACAGAGGGAGTTGCTCACACTGCAAAGGGAGAGAGATGAACTGACTAATGTTGTTCGCAAGTTCTATAACTTGGATCGTTCTATCACACTGCAGCAATGCCGTGAGAAGCTTGACAAGCTCTTCCATGGAAAGCAAGAATTCTTTGTTCGCGCCAAAGAGTTGGAGGAGTTGCTATATAAACTCCATGGTCGTGGCCGAATATAA